From the Bacteroidia bacterium genome, one window contains:
- a CDS encoding type II toxin-antitoxin system PemK/MazF family toxin — MRELRRGMVVTVKFNPVKGSETGKERPWVIVTNDVYNARVPVIQVVPITEWSAKKAAILTNVAIEASPENGLRRTSVADCLQTRPIDRRHKLSGILGTLDSETMKSIDKALRLVFELS, encoded by the coding sequence ATGAGAGAACTTAGGCGTGGGATGGTGGTGACAGTGAAGTTCAATCCTGTGAAGGGATCTGAAACGGGGAAAGAGCGGCCCTGGGTGATCGTAACGAATGATGTCTACAACGCGCGTGTTCCCGTGATTCAGGTAGTACCTATCACTGAGTGGTCTGCTAAGAAAGCCGCAATCCTCACGAATGTCGCGATTGAAGCGTCACCGGAGAACGGTCTTCGGAGAACATCCGTGGCTGACTGCCTTCAAACGCGGCCCATAGACAGACGTCACAAGTTGAGCGGCATTCTGGGAACGTTGGACTCGGAGACCATGAAGAGTATTGATAAGGCGTTGCGCCTGGTTTTCGAGCTGTCCTGA
- a CDS encoding response regulator transcription factor: MIRVVIIDDHNLVREGLKKLLAAETDITVAGEAGEALAGLTVIESVAPDIVLLDVSLPGRSGLDILLDIRQRFPSVRVLMLSMHPEESYGVRALTAGASGYLGKDTVPEELAAAIRRIHGGRKYITPELAERLAEDLGKQEVSEAHERLSQREFEVMLHIASGKQPRDIAGILCIGERTVGTYRRRILEKLHLTSTADIIHYVLDHRLLT; encoded by the coding sequence ATGATTCGTGTAGTCATCATTGACGATCACAATCTCGTCCGTGAAGGGTTGAAGAAATTGCTCGCTGCGGAGACCGACATCACCGTGGCAGGCGAAGCGGGGGAGGCGCTTGCCGGACTTACGGTGATCGAGAGTGTCGCACCGGACATCGTGCTGCTCGACGTTTCGCTTCCCGGACGCAGTGGTCTGGATATCCTGCTGGACATCCGGCAGCGATTTCCCTCCGTACGTGTGCTGATGCTCAGCATGCACCCCGAGGAATCCTACGGTGTTCGCGCACTGACGGCAGGCGCGTCAGGATATCTCGGGAAAGATACGGTACCGGAAGAGCTTGCGGCCGCGATCAGGCGTATTCACGGAGGGCGCAAGTACATCACACCAGAGCTGGCCGAACGCCTCGCCGAGGATCTCGGCAAGCAGGAGGTGTCGGAAGCGCATGAGCGACTGTCGCAACGGGAGTTTGAAGTCATGCTCCATATCGCCTCCGGAAAGCAACCGCGGGATATTGCCGGCATCCTCTGCATCGGTGAGCGGACGGTAGGGACCTATCGCCGGCGCATACTCGAGAAACTCCATCTCACCTCCACAGCCGATATCATTCACTACGTACTCGACCACCGGCTCCTGACCTGA
- a CDS encoding ATP-binding protein, with product MIQRCMKETLIQALQEVPAVCLLGPRQAGKTTLALTVAEHFDALYIDLESETDRARLADAESYLSMHSGRLVILDEVQRLPGLFPSLRGLIDTSRRAGKKHGSYLLLGSASPDLLRQSGETLAGRIRYLELSPFTISEVVELHTDRLWLLGGFPDSLLADDESTSMRWRMDFIRSYLERDIPLLGPRIPAETLRRFWTMLGHLQGGMLNTAGLARGLGVDAKTAGRYLDLLVDLFLVRRLPPWFANVGKRLMKSPKVYIRDSGILHALLSIRSMDTLLSHPVIGGSWEGFVVENLLVNAPENATGYFYRSSGGAEIDLLIVFGDGDRWAIEIKRSHKPNVDRGFHEACSDTHPSRRFLVYPGQHRYPLGSGIEAVPLGDLVHELRTLQ from the coding sequence ATGATACAGCGATGTATGAAAGAAACGCTTATCCAGGCGCTTCAAGAGGTGCCTGCGGTCTGTTTGCTGGGACCACGGCAGGCAGGGAAGACCACTCTGGCTTTGACGGTGGCGGAGCACTTCGACGCGCTGTACATCGATCTCGAATCGGAAACGGATCGCGCGCGTCTCGCGGATGCGGAGAGCTATCTGTCCATGCATAGCGGGAGATTGGTAATTCTCGACGAGGTGCAGCGCTTGCCGGGATTGTTCCCTTCGCTCCGCGGATTGATTGACACATCCCGGCGCGCAGGAAAAAAGCACGGCAGCTATCTGCTGCTTGGGTCGGCCTCTCCTGATCTGCTCCGGCAATCCGGCGAAACTCTCGCGGGACGCATACGCTATCTTGAGCTGTCGCCATTCACGATTTCTGAAGTTGTTGAGCTGCATACTGATCGGCTCTGGCTTCTGGGAGGCTTTCCTGACAGCCTTCTCGCGGATGACGAAAGTACGAGCATGCGCTGGCGTATGGATTTCATACGCAGCTATCTCGAGCGCGATATACCGCTGCTGGGACCCCGCATTCCGGCGGAAACCCTGCGACGCTTCTGGACCATGCTCGGGCACTTGCAGGGGGGAATGCTCAATACCGCCGGACTCGCGCGCGGATTGGGCGTTGACGCAAAAACCGCCGGACGCTATCTGGACCTACTCGTAGACCTGTTTCTCGTTCGCAGGTTGCCGCCCTGGTTCGCCAACGTCGGCAAGCGTCTCATGAAATCGCCGAAGGTGTACATACGCGATTCCGGTATTCTCCATGCGTTACTGTCCATTCGCAGCATGGATACGCTCCTGTCGCATCCCGTGATCGGCGGGAGCTGGGAGGGATTCGTCGTCGAGAACCTGCTGGTAAACGCACCGGAAAATGCAACCGGGTATTTTTATCGCAGCAGCGGCGGAGCGGAAATTGATTTGCTCATCGTTTTCGGGGACGGGGATCGCTGGGCGATAGAAATCAAGAGAAGCCACAAACCGAACGTGGATCGCGGCTTTCACGAAGCCTGCTCGGACACGCACCCCTCACGACGCTTCCTCGTCTATCCCGGCCAACATCGCTATCCGCTCGGTTCCGGCATCGAAGCCGTACCCCTCGGCGACCTCGTCCATGAACTCCGCACACTTCAGTAA
- a CDS encoding PAS domain S-box protein translates to MTTKAGMFVKSEIRIPLIFLLSAAAWILLSDTVVHWFLTDTILQHRMQTFKGLFFIVMLTVLLFFLIRSAARRDAQRLNEIEALHAIQRSIFNAMKRAFISVDREWNVTSCNAAGLELLGRSTEVEVLGLKLWGLLPVHLLSALRTHAHDLEREGSESEHEIECSDGEWWSVQYLSFPEGRGLFFEDVSERKAAALREVESTRERAELTRRLQLHIERLPIGYIITDRNFEFQYLNPAAEEIFGYSREELLGKTPYGRIIPEEVRDFVESKRQEWVKGGLTAHGTNQNISRDRGVIYCDWFNTPIMSDDGEFQYLISMVRDVTDRVLADEELRRSELRYRAVVEDQNEFIVRWLPDGTRTFVNHSYCRFYGMDSAGMLAINQFAVLNEKDAAELRVALTGLLPDAPSLAVLHTEIRNDGRGRKLRWSHRALFGADGVLRELQSVARDITEQVEAEQRLRQSEERLRVLIDFASEGILTLENRVFTSCNRVAANMLGLRPEDVVGRTPEDLSPEFQQGGESSAALVTRNTAVALGGVPLVFEWQHLRADGSVADIEVSLGRIEDADGAKLLCFWRDVTERKIAQEHLKESREQLRALTARLDQVREEERRQLSRELHDGLGQALTALKIDISLMKRFLTAAAAPSEQIETVDSMTRLVDDTLHMTRNLASSLRPALLEEVGLERALKSLLTDVAARAGLGCSIEAPPLVRNMKPDISLALYRIAQEALTNVLRHARADTVHISFLTEEEGVAMHIDDNGIGIDSDHGWRQGALGIVGMRERAEQAGCTLAVQRLQQRGTRVRVTIPAEAFSSDTVQEEYA, encoded by the coding sequence ATGACAACGAAGGCAGGAATGTTCGTCAAATCCGAAATCCGCATCCCTCTCATTTTTTTACTCTCCGCTGCGGCGTGGATACTGCTTTCCGATACGGTTGTCCATTGGTTTTTGACTGACACCATATTGCAGCACAGGATGCAGACCTTTAAAGGTCTGTTCTTCATCGTGATGCTCACTGTGCTGCTCTTTTTCCTGATCCGCAGCGCCGCTCGTCGTGACGCTCAACGCCTGAACGAGATCGAGGCGTTGCACGCAATTCAGCGATCGATCTTCAATGCAATGAAACGCGCATTCATTTCCGTTGATCGGGAGTGGAATGTCACATCCTGCAATGCAGCGGGTTTGGAATTGCTCGGTCGCTCCACCGAGGTTGAGGTGCTGGGACTGAAGCTGTGGGGACTGCTGCCCGTCCATCTCCTCAGTGCGCTGCGCACGCATGCACATGACCTTGAACGGGAGGGGAGCGAGAGCGAGCATGAGATCGAATGCAGCGACGGTGAGTGGTGGTCCGTCCAGTATTTATCGTTTCCCGAGGGAAGAGGCCTGTTCTTCGAGGACGTCAGTGAAAGGAAAGCGGCCGCTCTGCGTGAGGTCGAATCAACCAGGGAACGTGCGGAACTCACGCGACGCCTTCAACTGCATATCGAGCGCCTGCCGATAGGGTACATCATCACGGACAGGAATTTCGAGTTTCAGTACCTGAATCCCGCCGCCGAGGAGATATTCGGATATAGCAGAGAAGAACTTCTCGGTAAAACCCCGTATGGTCGCATTATCCCTGAAGAGGTGCGGGACTTCGTCGAAAGCAAGCGCCAGGAGTGGGTGAAAGGGGGTCTCACCGCGCATGGAACGAATCAGAATATTTCGCGCGATCGCGGCGTAATCTATTGCGACTGGTTCAATACGCCGATCATGTCGGATGACGGCGAGTTTCAATACCTCATCTCCATGGTCCGTGATGTGACGGATCGCGTGCTTGCCGACGAGGAGTTGCGCCGCAGCGAATTGCGCTACCGCGCCGTGGTCGAGGATCAAAACGAATTCATCGTTCGCTGGCTGCCGGATGGGACCCGAACGTTCGTGAATCACAGCTACTGCCGATTCTATGGTATGGACAGCGCCGGGATGCTGGCAATCAACCAGTTCGCTGTCCTGAATGAGAAAGATGCGGCCGAATTGCGCGTCGCGCTCACGGGACTTCTTCCGGACGCACCATCGCTCGCCGTGCTGCATACGGAAATCCGAAACGATGGTCGGGGGCGCAAGTTGCGCTGGTCTCACCGCGCCCTGTTCGGTGCGGACGGTGTGCTGCGCGAATTGCAGTCCGTGGCGCGTGATATCACAGAGCAGGTGGAGGCCGAACAACGGTTACGGCAGAGCGAAGAACGGCTGCGCGTGCTCATTGACTTCGCGAGTGAGGGCATTCTGACGCTCGAGAATCGGGTGTTTACCTCCTGTAACAGAGTCGCCGCGAATATGCTGGGGCTCCGCCCGGAAGATGTCGTCGGACGCACACCCGAGGATCTCTCTCCGGAATTTCAGCAGGGTGGGGAGAGTTCTGCCGCCCTGGTGACCCGAAATACTGCCGTTGCGCTCGGAGGGGTGCCTTTGGTTTTCGAATGGCAGCATCTCAGGGCGGACGGCTCTGTCGCGGACATCGAAGTGAGTCTCGGACGTATTGAAGATGCCGACGGGGCAAAGCTGCTCTGCTTCTGGCGAGACGTCACGGAACGGAAGATTGCGCAGGAACACCTGAAAGAATCCCGCGAGCAACTCCGCGCCCTCACCGCCCGTCTTGATCAGGTGCGCGAGGAGGAACGCCGTCAACTCTCACGCGAATTGCATGATGGGCTCGGCCAGGCGCTCACCGCACTGAAAATTGACATCTCTCTCATGAAACGATTTCTCACCGCAGCGGCCGCTCCATCGGAGCAGATCGAAACCGTCGATTCCATGACACGGCTTGTGGACGACACACTGCACATGACCAGAAATCTCGCTTCTTCGTTGCGACCGGCTCTCCTGGAAGAAGTCGGGCTCGAACGCGCACTCAAATCCCTGTTGACCGATGTCGCCGCGCGCGCCGGACTGGGCTGCTCTATCGAAGCGCCGCCCCTCGTACGAAATATGAAGCCCGACATTTCGCTGGCGCTGTACCGCATCGCGCAGGAAGCGCTGACCAATGTCCTCCGCCATGCCCGGGCCGATACCGTGCATATCAGTTTCCTCACGGAAGAAGAGGGTGTCGCCATGCACATAGACGACAATGGTATCGGTATTGACTCGGATCATGGCTGGCGTCAGGGAGCGCTCGGCATCGTCGGTATGCGCGAACGCGCCGAACAGGCGGGCTGCACGCTTGCCGTACAGCGCCTGCAGCAACGTGGCACACGCGTTCGTGTCACCATCCCGGCCGAAGCGTTTAGCAGCGACACAGTGCAGGAAGAATACGCATGA
- a CDS encoding response regulator, producing MRILIADDSKEIASRLQRLLSDLPEVAVAVVATTIESSIAALQTMRPDLLILDLHFPEGSGLEILSAISAGKSETQVILFSAFAGMLDHAEYTRAPVLAILDKSIDLEPLIEHIEKLYQLKQRRIGSNG from the coding sequence ATGCGAATTCTCATCGCAGATGATTCAAAGGAAATTGCCAGCCGCCTGCAGAGGTTGCTGAGCGACCTGCCGGAAGTTGCCGTCGCTGTGGTTGCCACAACCATCGAATCTTCGATCGCCGCTCTGCAGACCATGCGGCCGGATCTTCTTATTCTCGATTTACACTTTCCTGAAGGCAGCGGTCTGGAGATACTTTCGGCGATTTCTGCCGGAAAGTCCGAGACGCAAGTCATTCTGTTCTCGGCCTTTGCCGGCATGCTCGATCACGCGGAGTACACACGGGCACCTGTGCTCGCCATACTCGATAAATCCATTGACCTCGAACCCCTCATCGAGCATATCGAAAAACTGTATCAACTCAAACAGCGACGGATCGGGAGTAATGGATAG
- a CDS encoding PAS domain-containing protein, which translates to MTDYFAHLPAGITVCDRDGIITYMNDKAAEIFAADGGRKLIGSNVLDCHPEPSRTRLVGMLASGELNAYTIEKAGKKKLIYQSPWHDEHGAFAGIVEFSLELPEEMPHFVRTPAAQ; encoded by the coding sequence ATGACAGACTATTTCGCCCATCTTCCCGCCGGTATCACCGTCTGCGATCGCGACGGCATCATCACCTACATGAACGACAAGGCTGCCGAAATCTTCGCTGCCGATGGCGGCAGGAAGCTTATCGGCAGCAACGTGCTGGACTGCCATCCCGAGCCATCGCGCACACGGCTCGTCGGCATGCTCGCGAGCGGTGAACTGAACGCCTACACCATTGAAAAGGCCGGCAAGAAAAAGCTGATTTACCAGTCCCCGTGGCATGACGAGCACGGCGCTTTCGCCGGCATTGTCGAATTCTCCCTCGAGCTGCCGGAGGAGATGCCGCATTTTGTGAGGACGCCGGCGGCACAGTAA
- a CDS encoding ATP-binding protein codes for MSRLPDLAALPSRDTTAAEDAYLRDDAMMGYAHHRRDGAKHATDRTASSEAPDALRENGGVHRLRLRIQDAFGEYRLVTCDAWPLPGMREFCLIARESPTALEEDSKALRLRRLLELTTAEVIILQRDGTIHSVTAAAANAVGCSACDLEGTSIQALSPDFVCGEGSELLHSVDTVGAYRERMLFRHRDGGSIRRDMVVTSLEPDYTEFLCVTVLPESESIPNEPSTHSSVDRFRELAEHAEDLIYSYRLYPERGFEYVNQAATAITGYTPGEHYADPDLGLKLIHPDDAAKLAMLMQDRDSDEPMQLRWMKKDGTMIWTEQINRIVRDESGRPVRIDGIARDMTRHKETEEEIRKTNATLEMLVDARTRELHNSNRDLETVLYSVAHDLRAPLRHIEGYLGLLRSELTDTADGHIAAGYLDTLERTAARMSGQFDALLSFSRIGHQEMRHTTIPMEALVDEVKHQLDSALAPQNVEWRIGDLPPACGDPDMVLSVVSNLLGNAVKFTRQCAHARISIEGVMENGMNRYRISDNGEGFDMRHAHKLFQLFQRLHTREEYEGHGIGLALVRRIVHLHGGSISADGRPGHGATFTFTLPSAAACGCAPHAS; via the coding sequence ATGAGCCGCCTGCCGGACCTCGCAGCGCTTCCGAGCCGTGATACCACGGCGGCCGAAGACGCGTACCTGCGTGACGACGCCATGATGGGGTATGCGCATCACCGGCGCGATGGAGCGAAACATGCAACGGATCGCACGGCGAGCAGCGAAGCGCCAGACGCATTGCGCGAAAACGGCGGCGTCCACCGGCTGCGCCTGCGCATACAGGATGCTTTCGGAGAATATCGGCTTGTGACCTGCGACGCCTGGCCGCTGCCGGGCATGCGAGAGTTCTGTCTTATCGCTCGTGAATCGCCCACAGCCCTTGAAGAGGATTCGAAAGCACTGAGGTTGAGACGTCTGCTCGAACTGACGACTGCAGAGGTTATCATACTGCAGCGCGACGGCACCATACATTCCGTGACGGCTGCGGCAGCCAATGCCGTCGGCTGCAGCGCGTGTGATCTTGAGGGGACGTCTATACAGGCGCTCAGCCCCGATTTCGTATGCGGCGAAGGTTCAGAACTCCTGCACAGCGTGGACACGGTCGGTGCGTATCGGGAACGGATGCTGTTCAGACATCGCGATGGTGGCTCCATACGCCGGGATATGGTCGTGACCTCTCTCGAACCGGATTATACGGAATTCTTGTGTGTCACCGTGCTCCCGGAGAGCGAGTCGATCCCGAATGAGCCGAGCACGCACAGCAGCGTTGATCGCTTCCGCGAACTGGCGGAGCATGCGGAGGACTTGATTTATAGCTATCGCTTGTATCCGGAGAGAGGATTCGAGTACGTCAATCAGGCAGCAACCGCCATTACCGGCTACACACCCGGGGAGCATTACGCGGATCCGGACCTCGGATTGAAGCTCATTCATCCCGACGATGCGGCCAAGCTTGCAATGCTCATGCAGGACAGGGACAGCGATGAACCTATGCAATTACGATGGATGAAGAAAGACGGAACGATGATCTGGACCGAGCAAATAAACAGAATAGTACGAGACGAGTCAGGAAGGCCTGTGAGAATAGATGGAATAGCGAGAGATATGACGCGACACAAGGAAACGGAAGAGGAGATCCGGAAAACGAACGCGACACTCGAAATGCTGGTTGACGCACGGACACGCGAACTGCACAATTCCAACCGCGATCTGGAAACCGTACTGTATTCGGTTGCCCATGATCTCCGGGCACCGCTGCGGCATATCGAGGGCTATCTCGGCTTGCTGCGATCGGAACTGACCGATACCGCTGACGGACATATCGCAGCCGGCTATCTCGATACACTGGAGCGTACGGCAGCGCGCATGAGTGGTCAGTTCGACGCACTGCTGTCGTTTTCCCGCATCGGGCATCAGGAGATGCGCCACACAACCATTCCGATGGAAGCGCTTGTTGATGAGGTGAAGCATCAACTCGATTCAGCCCTGGCGCCTCAAAACGTCGAATGGCGAATTGGTGATCTCCCGCCCGCGTGCGGTGATCCGGATATGGTGCTGAGCGTGGTCTCGAATCTCCTCGGCAATGCCGTGAAATTTACCCGTCAATGCGCACACGCGCGGATCAGCATCGAAGGTGTTATGGAAAACGGCATGAACCGCTATCGCATCAGTGACAACGGTGAGGGCTTCGATATGCGTCATGCCCACAAGTTGTTTCAGTTGTTCCAGCGCTTACATACACGAGAGGAATACGAGGGGCATGGTATCGGCCTGGCTCTCGTGCGTCGTATCGTGCATCTGCACGGCGGTTCGATTTCCGCCGACGGAAGACCCGGCCACGGAGCGACCTTCACCTTTACCTTGCCATCCGCCGCAGCCTGTGGCTGTGCGCCGCATGCCTCCTAG
- a CDS encoding PAS domain S-box protein codes for MHHANIEYGIAQSQLAASAARTASETPPVADATPIRILHLEDDADDAALTAALLRKGGVLCSIQRVVDKDEFTEALDSGAVDIILSDMSLPRFNGMDALAIARERHPLVPFIFLSGNMGEETAIDTLLEGASDYVLKHRMKRLVPAVRRVLKEAEELRKREEAEAEIRRMQDWANRISSIISHSPIVAFSWTPMPGWPVSFVSDNVRQFGYIPEDFLTYGLLYASIIHPDDLPVLEEAVREFISTTQTEMTTEYRILHKDGSVRWVEDHTTVSRNADNSLATIDGLVVDITERKGHQIEQELNTARMQMLYELASKEDDDEAALLDHVLNKAVSLTGSAIGYFHFLDPVSGRIAESRWTENVPAKCRHIEHPCVCFDRVELWTTCVQTRQPQIRSGNGIPEDACLVHSKQSARFMRHAVVPVMDGGTVVMLAGVGEKAEAYNESDLRLLQLIMLEMWRMRKRIRATMELKKLSRAVEYSPASIVITDVHGNIEYVNPRLESMSGYSSEELLGKHVRIFRSGEQNEDYYNDLWSRILAGQVWRGTLRNRKKDGSLYWESLFIAPIADHKGDIVNFVAVKEDVSERIEAEQSLINARAEAERAARIKDQFIALISHEIRTPLNVIFGYSGLIREVYTELIQPLDHYMFEAIEDAGKRLMRTVDLLLAASSLGAGSYTPVFEEFEAMSTLERLLQQYYYTAHQKDLYLECHVHTDRVPLRLDRLGFEQSIQNLVDNALKFTTTGGVFITTAEEEKQLRIDIRDTGPGMSQEFITRAFHPFTQESEGYSRPFEGLGLGLALVKQYIEINGGRISVQSEPGKGSVFSVYFPLPT; via the coding sequence ATGCATCACGCAAATATTGAATACGGAATCGCGCAATCGCAGCTCGCTGCAAGCGCAGCGCGTACGGCGAGCGAAACACCGCCGGTCGCGGACGCGACGCCGATTCGCATTCTGCATCTCGAAGACGATGCCGACGACGCGGCACTCACTGCGGCGTTGCTTCGCAAAGGCGGGGTGCTGTGCAGCATTCAACGGGTGGTGGATAAAGATGAATTTACCGAGGCCCTCGATAGTGGCGCTGTGGACATTATTCTCTCGGATATGTCCTTGCCCCGTTTCAACGGTATGGATGCGCTCGCAATCGCCCGTGAGCGACATCCACTCGTCCCGTTCATTTTTCTCTCCGGCAACATGGGGGAGGAGACCGCAATTGATACGCTGCTGGAAGGCGCCAGCGATTATGTCCTGAAGCATCGCATGAAACGGCTTGTCCCCGCCGTGCGCCGCGTCCTGAAGGAAGCGGAAGAATTACGGAAACGGGAGGAGGCCGAAGCGGAGATCCGCCGCATGCAGGACTGGGCGAATAGAATATCGAGCATCATATCTCACAGTCCGATCGTCGCGTTCTCCTGGACTCCCATGCCGGGATGGCCGGTGTCTTTCGTGTCGGACAATGTCCGCCAATTCGGCTACATACCGGAGGACTTCCTGACGTATGGCCTGCTGTACGCTTCCATTATTCATCCCGATGATCTGCCCGTGCTGGAGGAAGCCGTCCGCGAATTTATCTCCACCACCCAGACCGAGATGACGACGGAGTATAGGATACTGCACAAAGACGGCAGCGTGCGCTGGGTGGAAGATCACACGACCGTGAGCAGAAACGCCGATAACTCGCTCGCCACCATTGACGGTCTCGTCGTTGATATTACCGAGCGGAAGGGGCATCAGATCGAGCAAGAGCTCAACACGGCACGCATGCAGATGCTGTATGAACTGGCGTCCAAGGAAGACGATGATGAGGCGGCGCTTCTGGATCATGTGCTCAACAAGGCAGTGTCCCTGACCGGGAGCGCCATCGGATACTTCCATTTCCTGGATCCTGTAAGCGGCCGTATCGCCGAATCACGATGGACCGAAAATGTACCTGCGAAATGCAGACACATAGAGCATCCCTGCGTTTGCTTCGACAGAGTGGAGTTATGGACGACCTGTGTTCAGACGCGGCAACCACAGATCCGTTCCGGCAACGGGATTCCGGAAGACGCGTGTCTCGTTCACTCGAAACAGTCTGCACGATTTATGCGTCACGCGGTCGTACCCGTCATGGACGGAGGTACGGTGGTGATGCTGGCGGGCGTGGGGGAGAAGGCCGAAGCATACAATGAGAGCGACCTTCGCCTGCTGCAGTTGATCATGCTGGAGATGTGGCGTATGCGCAAGCGCATTCGCGCGACGATGGAATTGAAAAAATTGTCCCGCGCGGTAGAGTACAGTCCCGCGTCCATCGTGATCACCGATGTGCATGGCAACATCGAGTATGTGAATCCCCGGCTGGAGAGCATGAGCGGGTATTCAAGCGAAGAACTTCTCGGCAAGCATGTCCGGATATTCCGCTCCGGTGAGCAGAATGAGGATTATTACAACGATCTTTGGAGCAGAATTCTCGCCGGTCAGGTTTGGCGCGGGACGCTGCGGAACCGGAAGAAAGACGGCAGTCTGTATTGGGAGTCGTTGTTCATTGCACCGATTGCCGATCACAAAGGCGACATCGTGAATTTCGTGGCCGTGAAAGAGGACGTCTCCGAACGCATCGAAGCGGAGCAGTCACTCATCAACGCGCGCGCGGAGGCCGAGCGCGCTGCCAGGATAAAGGATCAGTTCATCGCCTTGATCTCCCACGAAATTCGCACGCCCCTGAACGTCATCTTCGGGTATTCCGGACTGATCCGTGAAGTGTATACCGAACTGATTCAGCCTCTCGATCATTACATGTTCGAAGCCATCGAGGATGCGGGGAAACGCCTCATGCGTACGGTGGACCTCCTGCTGGCTGCGTCGTCGCTCGGAGCGGGATCCTACACCCCCGTATTCGAAGAATTTGAAGCCATGTCCACCCTGGAGCGTCTTCTCCAGCAGTACTATTACACGGCGCATCAGAAAGATCTGTATCTGGAATGTCACGTACACACCGATCGGGTACCTCTCCGTCTTGACCGTCTGGGTTTCGAGCAGTCCATACAGAATCTTGTGGACAATGCCCTCAAATTCACGACCACCGGCGGCGTATTCATTACCACAGCGGAAGAGGAGAAGCAACTCCGCATAGATATTCGCGATACCGGTCCCGGTATGTCGCAGGAATTCATCACCAGAGCGTTTCATCCCTTCACCCAGGAAAGCGAGGGCTACTCGCGACCCTTTGAAGGCCTCGGGCTTGGACTGGCCCTGGTCAAGCAATACATCGAAATCAACGGCGGCCGAATCTCGGTACAGTCCGAGCCAGGCAAAGGGAGCGTGTTCTCGGTGTATTTCCCCCTACCCACGTAA
- a CDS encoding helix-turn-helix domain-containing protein — protein MSIETVSYNGGQSPESGDVEMARAAIEKISKAVAEPQIEGYRVSLGGKEAIRIPAAAYALLVEILEHMAQGKDVALMPLKTELTTQQAADYLNVSRPFLVKLLTEAKIPYRKVGAHRRIRFEDVAQYKRQIDTERSRILDELTREAQDMGLGY, from the coding sequence ATGAGTATCGAAACAGTTTCATACAACGGTGGGCAGTCGCCTGAGTCGGGTGATGTAGAAATGGCCAGAGCTGCGATCGAGAAAATATCCAAAGCAGTTGCGGAACCGCAGATCGAAGGGTATCGGGTGAGCCTTGGCGGGAAGGAAGCGATTCGCATTCCTGCGGCTGCGTACGCTCTCCTTGTTGAGATTCTTGAACACATGGCCCAGGGCAAAGATGTTGCATTGATGCCGCTTAAGACTGAACTGACAACACAGCAGGCAGCGGATTATCTCAATGTTTCGCGGCCATTCCTTGTGAAACTTCTCACGGAAGCAAAAATTCCATATCGCAAGGTCGGTGCACACAGACGGATACGCTTTGAAGACGTTGCGCAGTACAAGCGGCAGATCGACACAGAACGATCACGGATACTCGACGAACTCACGCGCGAAGCTCAGGACATGGGTCTTGGCTACTGA